One region of Oryza glaberrima chromosome 7, OglaRS2, whole genome shotgun sequence genomic DNA includes:
- the LOC127778534 gene encoding acidic endochitinase → MANKSSLLQLLLIAAVASQFVSSQAGSIAIYWGQNNGEGTLADTCATGNYKFVNIAFLAAFGNGQPPVFNLAGHCDPTNGGCASQSSDIKSCQSRGVKIMLSIGGGAGSYYLSSSEDAKNVATYLWNNFLGGQSSSRPLGDAVLDGIDFDIEGGTNQHWDDLARYLKGYSNSGRRVYLTAAPQCPFPDAWIGDALNTGLFDYVWVQFYNNPPCQYSSGSTSNLADAWKQWLSVPAKQIFLGLPASPQAAGSGFIPADDLKSQVLPVIKSSGKYGGIMLWSKYYDDQDDYSSSVKSDV, encoded by the coding sequence ATGGCTAACAAATCATCCCTGCTACAGCTGCTGCTCATCGCAGCAGTTGCTTCGCAATTCGTCAGTTCACAAGCCGGTAGCATTGCTATCTACTGGGGCCAGAACAACGGGGAGGGCACACTGGCAGACACCTGCGCCACTGGCAACTACAAGTTCGTCAACATCGCCTTCCTCGCGGCCTTCGGCAATGGCCAGCCACCAGTCTTCAACCTGGCAGGCCACTGTGACCCAACCAATGGCGGTTGCGCCAGCCAGAGCTCCGACATCAAGTCGTGCCAGAGCCGCGGAGTCAAGATCATGCTCTCCATAGGCGGAGGGGCAGGAAGCTACTACCTTTCATCATCAGAGGATGCCAAGAATGTCGCAACATACCTGTGGAACAACTTCCTGGGAGGCCAGTCGTCTTCTCGCCCTCTAGGTGACGCGGTCCTTGACGGCATTGACTTCGACATTGAGGGCGGCACCAACCAGCACTGGGATGATCTTGCCAGGTACCTGAAAGGGTACAGTAACTCTGGAAGGAGGGTATACCTGACGGCTGCGCCGCAGTGCCCATTCCCTGATGCCTGGATCGGTGATGCTCTAAACACTGGCCTCTTCGACTATGTCTGGGTGCAGTTCTACAACAACCCTCCCTGCCAGTACAGTTCAGGCAGCACCTCTAATCTTGCTGATGCATGGAAGCAGTGGCTTTCAGTCCCAGCAAAGCAGATTTTTCTTGGCCTTCCTGCATCTCCCCAGGCGGCTGGGAGCGGTTTCATCCCAGCAGATGATCTCAAGTCACAGGTGCTTCCAGTGATCAAGAGCTCAGGGAAATACGGAGGCATCATGCTGTGGTCCAAGTACTACGATGACCAAGATGACTATAGCTCTTCAGTGAAGAGCGATGTTTAA
- the LOC127780001 gene encoding putative lipid-transfer protein DIR1, protein MAKQATAAVLAVALVLAASAGLAHGICNLSDAGLQACKPAAAVRNPADTPSSECCDALAAADLPCLCRYKGSAGARVWVRFYGIDLNRAMTLPGKCGLTLPAHC, encoded by the coding sequence ATGGCCAAACAGGCGACAGCTGCGGTGCTCGCCGTCGCGTTGGTgctcgcggcgtcggcggggctCGCGCACGGCATCTGCAACCTGTCGGACGCGGGGCTCCAGGCGTGCaagccggcggccgccgtgcGCAACCCGGCGGACACGCCGTCGTCCGAGTGCTGCGacgcgctggccgccgccgacctgcCGTGCCTGTGCCGGTACAAGGGCTCCGCCGGCGCCCGCGTGTGGGTGAGGTTCTACGGGATCGACCTCAACCGCGCCATGACGCTGCCGGGCAAGTGCGGCCTCACCTTGCCGGCGCACTGCTAG
- the LOC127780592 gene encoding putative lipid-transfer protein DIR1 — translation MAAKAQAVLLLSLVASLAAARGAQGICNMSNGDFKLCQPAAAVSDPTDGPSAECCAALGEADLACICRYKGVAGFWMRIYHIDAARAMALPGKCGLTMPTNCS, via the coding sequence ATGGCGGCCAAGGCGCAGGCGGTGCTGCTGCTCTCCCTGGTGGCGTCCCTagccgcggcgcggggcgcgcaGGGCATCTGCAACATGTCGAACGGCGACTTCAAGCTGTgccagccggcggcggccgtgagCGACCCGACGGACGGCCCGTCGGCGGAGTGCTGCGCGGCGCTGGGGGAGGCCGACCTGGCGTGCATCTGCCGGTACAAGGGCGTCGCCGGCTTCTGGATGAGGATCTACCACATCGACGCCGCCCGCGCCATGGCGCTGCCCGGCAAGTGCGGCCTCACCATGCCCACCAACTGCTCCTGA
- the LOC127778535 gene encoding protein TIC 22-like, chloroplastic, with translation MPFHFQFPWLPNNSTSSSSSPTKPPSPAIPNPFLPIQAGLASFLSSFPLPRAAFPPPPWARISSASASAASASALPVAEIEERLAGVPVYALANSSQEFVLVSSARGGGGGGGGARAAVPPPALGLLCFRREDADALLAQMDGDMAAGSTVVPVALNKVIQLKSDGVAFRFVPDSSQVANAMKLMENEGQYVNDGFPGVPVFQSRSLVLMSDNKRYRPVFFRKEDLDNSLHRASRDQQKPNPAVKMGDIQVSSLENIIKSMKDSSSSKWDDAVFIPPGFDLATSSKQSNHDN, from the exons atgcctTTCCACTTCCAATTCCCATGGCTCCCCAAcaactccacctcctcctcctcctccccaacgAAACCACCTAGCCCTGCAATCCCCAACCCCTTCCTCCCCATCCAGGCCGGCctcgcctccttcctctcctccttcccgctCCCACGCGCggccttcccgccgccgccctgggcTCGCATCTCCTCCGCCTCAGCCTccgcggcctcggcctcggctcTCCCCGTGGCGGAGATCGAGGAGCGGCTCGCGGGGGTCCCCGTGTACGCGCTCGCCAACTCCTCGCAGGAGTTCGTGCTCGTGTCGTCCGCCcgcggtgggggtgggggtgggggaggtgcccgggcggcggtgccgccgccggcgctcggGCTCCTGTGCTTCCGGAGGGAGGACGCCGACGCCCTCCTGGCGCAGATGGACGGGGACATGGCGGCTGGCTCCACCGTCGTGCCCGTCGCGCTAAACAAG GTTATCCAACTTAAGTCCGATGGTGTGGCATTTAGATTTGTTCCTGATTCTTCTCAGGTGGCAAACGCAATGAAG TTAATGGAAAATGAAGGCCAGTATGTGAATGATGGATTTCCAGGGGTTCCAGTTTTTCAG TCAAGGAGTCTAGTCCTGATGAGTGATAACAAGAGATATCGTCCAGTTTTCTTCAGAAAG GAGGACTTGGATAACTCACTACATCGAGCCTCTCGTGACCAGCAAAAGCCTAACCCTGCTGTAAAAATGGGTGACATTCAG GTTTCTTCTTTGGAGAATATCATCAAATCTATGAAG GATAGCTCCTCTTCCAAATGGGATGATGCTGTTTTTATTCCTCCAGGATTTGATCTTGCTACTAGTTCAAAGCAATCAAATCATGACAACTAG